From Anopheles coluzzii chromosome 3, AcolN3, whole genome shotgun sequence, the proteins below share one genomic window:
- the LOC120959502 gene encoding pyruvate dehydrogenase [acetyl-transferring]-phosphatase 1, mitochondrial, with protein sequence MSSCSRKILALRIHALAKTFNRCYHRATALHCPSGPPKLSPYDVNCILRTNEHTQEFFGGSVKSYDSNQLASNSPIEDSRSEASCVHTSGLLLGIFDGHGGPACSQVISKRLMRYIAASLVPPDDLRQHVLNGAQSFSFLSCHNDKLEFVSEIKELYEKSFHQFANELTNTTLAGFQMHQTLENAFIRLDQDLSREAIEMPSLRTMSVAMSGAVALVAHIDGPHLHVASVGDCSAVLGTVTDTGQWMAKKLTNEHNSDNVGEVRRLLSEHPATERDTVIRGERLLGQLAPLRAMGDFRYKWSREQLEQLVVPQFGEQVIAPYYLTPPYLSACPEITHHILTPRDKFLIIASDGLWDTMSAMQTVHLVGEHMYGKAFLQPLTLPKQDITLGEISQMLTTRKAGLQKKPLDRNAATHLIRNALGGTEYGVEHSKLSHMLSLPQDIVRLFRDDITITVVYFDSEYLRNCPT encoded by the exons ATGTCGAGCTGTTCACGCAAAATTCTCGCCCTCCGGATCCATGCGCTGGCGAAGACGTTCAACCGGTGCTACCACCGTGCCACAGCCCTCCACTGCCCGTCGGGGCCACCGAAACTCTCGCCATACGAT GTCAACTGTATAttgcgaacgaacgaacacaCGCAGGAGTTTTTCGGCGGCTCGGTTAAAAGCTACGACTCGAACCAGCTCGCCTCGAACTCGCCGATCGAAGACTCGCGCAGCGAGGCGAGCTGCGTCCACACGTCCGGTTTGCTGCTGGGCATCTTTGACGGTCACGGCGGACCGGCCTGCTCGCAGGTCATCAGCAAGCGGCTGATGCGCTACATCGCCGCCTCGCTCGTGCCGCCGGACGATCTGCGCCAGCACGTGCTGAACGGTGCGCAAAGCTTCTCCTTCCTGAGCTGCCACAACGATAAG CTAGAGTTTGTGAGCGAAATCAAGGAGCTGTACGagaaaagcttccaccagttCGCGAACGAGCTGACCAACACGACGCTGGCCGGGTTTCAGATGCACCAAACGCTCGAGAACGCGTTCATCCGGCTGGATCAGGATCTGTCCCGGGAGGCGATCGAAATGCCCAGCCTGCGGACGATGTCGGTGGCGATGAGCGGTGCCGTGGCGCTGGTCGCGCACATAGACGGCCCCCATCTGCACGTTGCGTCGGTTGGCGATTGTTCGGCCGTGCTCGGTACCGTCACCGACACCGGGCAGTGGATGGCGAAGAAGCTCACCAACGAGCACAACTCCGACAATGTGGGCGAGGTTCGACGCTTGCTAAGTGAACACCCTGCCACGGAGCGGGATACGGTGATCCGCGGTGAACGGTTGCTCGGTCAGCTGGCACCACTGCGTGCGATGGGTGACTTCCGCTACAAGTGGTCACGCGAGCAGCTCGAACAGCTGGTCGTGCCACAGTTCGGGGAGCAGGTCATCGCACCGTACTACCTCACACCGCCCTACCTAAGCGCGTGCCCCGAGATAACGCATCACATCCTAACGCCGCGCGACAAGTTCTTGATCATCGCGAGCGACGGCCTGTGGGATACGATGAGCGCCATGCAGACGGTACATCTGGTCGGGGAGCACATGTACGGGAAGGCGTTCCTGCAGCCGCTCACTCTCCCCAAGCAGGACATAACGCTCGGGGAGATCAGTCAAATGTTAACCACTCGAAAGGCGGGTCTGCAGAAGAAACCGCTCGATCGCAATGCGGCAACACATCTGATCCGCAACGCACTCGGCGGCACGGAGTACGGCGTGGAGCACTCGAAGCTGTCGCACATGCTGTCACTCCCGCAGGACATTGTGAGACTGTTCCGGGACGACATTAccatcacggtggtgtacttTGACTCGGAATATCTGCGAAATTGTCCCACTTGA
- the LOC120958667 gene encoding uncharacterized protein LOC120958667, producing the protein MGQRTTVFLRQCAQASPSSQWQTFPKARRRMTVLWVIVGFLFTSCAGQSLNDTYGGLIIEHVRAESSPAPVPTAQWNQLKRYSMHYGGVASSSAAGEESTAQSNVSLLSESLSSRAMSGVVGGIKLIILAFRVIGEFLRKFGAELRVAKCLLMYSLTFQPLSAKVASGTIVNWLTGYFGAEDARDLYRFLSRNLFAQLGLSGADV; encoded by the exons ATGGGACAGCGCACCACCGTGTTCCTTAGACAGTGCGCACAAGCAAGTCCGTCGTCACAGTGGCAAACGTTTCCCAAAGCTCGGCGGAGAATGACCGTCCTGTGGGTAATTGTCGGTTTCCTGTTCACCTCCTGCGCTGGACAGTCGCTAAACGACACGTACGGTGGGCTGATTATCGAACACGTGCGCGCAGAATCATCCCCAGCACCGGTGCCAACGGCCCAATGGAATCAACTGAAGCGCTACTCGATGCATTACGGCGGGGTGGCCAGCAGCAGTGCAGCAGGCGAGGAGTCGACCGCCCAGTCCAATGTGTCCCTGCTCAGTGAATCGCTTTCCTCTCGTGC GATGTCCGGTGTGGTCGGTGGCATCAAGCTGATCATTCTCGCGTTTCGTGTGATTGGCGAGTTTCTGCGCAAGTTCGGCGCGGAGCTGCGGGTGGCCAAGTGTCTGCTGATGTACTCGCTTACCTTTCAGCCGCTCAGCGCGAAGGTCGCAAGCGGGACGATCGTGAACTGGCTGACCGGGTACTTCGGTGCGGAAGATGCGCGTGATCTGTACCGGTTTTTGTCGCGCAATCTGTTCGCGCAGCTTGGGCTTTCCGGGGCGGATGTGTGA
- the LOC120959501 gene encoding uncharacterized protein LOC120959501: MNLCTTTVPSARSQRWYPIACGLLLLLALLAHTTTGADLKERARAALLLEKPNGPASCQVQTPQPCPPSKFRSASGECNNFNHRYWGARGDPFIRLLQPDYADGRLKPRTSVGSHALPTPDVIVNQLQRSVDEKAIHPHITAMLPAWGQLLAYDLVQILSPNSRYRCCRNQTEETVEDVVQCYVRMGEGCREYKRSIPSHDPTSCEFHYRDQMNAASGFLDGSGLYGTTEKEIHALRTFLNGKVDTAACLRCNEPGAIGALHTVLLKEHNRIAEQLAKLNAEWSDTTLFYETRRIVMAQIQHITYSEFLPILLGSQITNNPDLRLENGGYYSGYSSANRAGMFAEVAVGAVPAFLTMLPPDMYNDSMSAEILLSSPAMQQTFIPDHASFSDEWTPISLAIQRGRDHGVPAYHKAINLCEKRFGKPFGEKLSFEDMQYFGLGQGKREVLESMYQDPEDIDLLIGGLMETPALGTVFGPTLTCLMAIQFANMRSSDRFWYENDLPPSSLTLPQLQAIRRVTLSGLLCETKDVQRAQPKAFIREDPYLNARLSCEQVAGLDVSAWRSEQDDVVEEYMQEEQPTPPEFEELNMDVISSAINKAKTKLNERKRQEYEAWVRQGGIDAKSPDGTAASFSKANRNALIIANTSLFYELATNEIVNSLHTLRRRKRQVFDNNLGGFASDDFSNALQSVDVNQFITGSISPINLEPQCENLEAPCDTTTPFRTLTAHCNNLRNPELGQSLTVFARLLPPVYDDGISQPRSLSVTGAPLPNPRSISSLIHPDISNLHTRYSLMVMQYAQFLDHDLTMTPIHKGFHESIPSCRSCDSPRTVHPECSPFPVPPRDHYYPEVNVTSGERLCFPSMRSLPGQQTLGPREQINQNTAFLDASQIYGENGCIAKKLRGFSGRLNSTIHPIQGKELLPQSPVHPECKSPSGYCFIAGDGRASEQPGLTAIHTVFMREHNRIVEGLRGVNPHWNGDQLYEQARRIVIAQNQHITYNEFLPRILSWNAVNLYGLKLLAQGYYKEYNPTCNPSIVTEFATAAFRIGHSLLRPHIPRLSVQHQPIDPPLLLRDGFFRTDNFLQPGLVDEISRGLVATPMETLDQFITGEVTNHLFEDRRIPFSGFDLIALNIHRGRDHGMPSYNNYRALCNLKRAQTWEDLGREIPPEVIARLRRIYAHVDDIDLFPGGMSERPLQGGLVGPTFACIIAIQFRQLRKCDRFWYENEDPVVKFTEQQLAEIRKTTLARIICENLDVGGDMQRAAFDLPSNFLNPRVPCNSMPQIDLSAWRENIVQGCQIGGKNVNVGESAFPSPCTSCICTNEGPQCASLRITDCAQLAREWPRDVILRDDVCSAQCGLVLQNAGTPQGRNIPISLRPPPQRIARSRIVQQQTGSAPFTFQGFQFPDLSQFIG; the protein is encoded by the exons ATGAATCTATGCACCACGACAGTTCCCTCAGCAAG GTCCCAGCGATGGTACCCGATTGCCTGCGGACTGCTACTACTCCTTGCCCTCCTAGCACACACCACCACGGGAGCCGACCTGAAGGAACGGGCCCGTGCCGCACTGCTGCTGGAAAAACCGAACGGCCCCGCCAGCTGCCAGGTACAGACGCCTCAGCCCTGCCCCCCGAGCAAGTTCCGCTCGGCGTCGGGCGAATGTAACAACTTCAACCACCGGTACTGGGGTGCACGGGGTGATCCGTTCATCCGATTGCTGCAACCGGATTACGCCGACGGTCGCCTGAAGCCTCGCACATCCGTCGGTTCGCATGCACTGCCCACGCCCGACGTTATCGTCAATCAGCTGCAACGCTCGGTGGACGAGAAAGCCATCCATCCGCACATCACCGCCATGCTGCCCGCCTGGGGACAGCTGCTTGCGTACGATCTGGTGCAAATACTGTCACCCAACTCACGCTACCGCTGCTGCCGCAATCAAACCGAGGAGACGGTAGAGGATGTGGTGCAGTGCTACGTGCGGATGGGTGAGGGCTGCCGCGAGTACAAGCGATCAATCCCGTCGCACGATCCGACCAGCTGCGAGTTTCACTATCGCGATCAGATGAATGCCGCTTCCGGGTTCTTGGACGGATCGGGCCTGTACGGTACGACGGAGAAAGAAATCCACGCGCTAAGAACGTTCCTGAACGGGAAGGTCGATACGGCCGCGTGTTTGCGCTGTAACGAACCCGGTGCGATCGGTGCGCTCCACACGGTGCTGCTGAAGGAGCATAACCGCATTGCCGAGCAGCTCGCCAAGCTCAATGCGGAATGGAGCGACACGACACTGTTCTACGAGACGCGCCGCATCGTGATGGCGCAGATACAGCACATCACGTACAGCGAGTTTCTGCCCATCCTGCTGGGCAGCCAGATTACGAACAACCCGGACCTGCGGCTGGAGAACGGTGGCTACTACAGTGGGTACTCGAGCGCCAATCGGGCCGGTATGTTTGCGGAAGTTGCGGTCGGTGCTGTGCCAGCCTTCCTGACGATGCTGCCACCGGACATGTACAATGATTCGATGTCGGCCGAGATACTGCTGTCTTCGCCGGCGATGCAGCAAACGTTCATACCGGATCATGCGAGCTTCAGCGATGAGTGGACACCGATCTCGCTGGCTATTCAGCGTGGACGCGATCATGGAGTGCCGGCTTACCACAAGGCGATCAATCTGTGTGAGAAGCGGTTCGGTAAGCCGTTCGGGGAGAAACTCAGCTTCGAGGACATGCAGTACTTTGGGCTGGGACAGGGCAAGCGCGAGGTGCTCGAAAGCATGTACCA AGATCCGGAAGATATCGATCTACTCATCGGTGGGCTGATGGAAACGCCCGCCCTGGGCACGGTGTTCGGCCCAACCCTCACCTGTCTGATGGCGATCCAGTTTGCGAACATGCGTAGCAGCGATCGGTTCTGGTACGAGAATGATCTTCCACCTTCCTCACTGACACTGCCCCAGCTGCAGGCGATCCGTCGCGTGACGCTCTCCGGGCTGCTGTGCGAAACGAAGGACGTGCAGCGTGCCCAACCGAAGGCTTTCATCCGCGAGGATCCGTACCTGAACGCACGGCTAAGCTGTGAGCAGGTCGCTGGATTGGACGTGTCCGCCTGGCGCTCCGAGCAGGACGATGTGGTGGAGGAGTACATGCAGGAGGAGCAGCCGACGCCGCCCGAGTTTGAGGAGTTGAACATGGACGTCATCTCGAGCGCTATCAACAAGGCCAAAACGAAGCTGAACGAGCGCAAGCGCCAGGAGTACGAGGCGTGGGTACGAC AGGGAGGCATCGATGCCAAGTCCCCGGACGGTACAGCCGCTTCCTTCAGCAAGGCGAACCGCAACGCACTGATCATCGCCAACACCTCACTATTCTACGAGCTGGCCACCAACGAGATCGTCAACTCGCTGCATAC CCTGCGACGTCGCAAGCGTCAAGTGTTCGATAACAATCTCGGTGGCTTTGCGAGCGACGACTTCAGCAATGCGCTCCAGAGCGTAGACGTCAACCAGTTCATTACCGGGTCGATCTCGCCCATCAATCTGGAACCGCAGTGCGAAAACCTGGAAGCACCGTGCGACACCACGACACCGTTCCGCACACTCACCGCGCACTGTAACAACCTACGCAATCCGGAGCTTGGTCAATCGCTTACCGTGTTCGCCCGACTACTGCCACCGGTGTACGATGATGGCATATCGCAGCCACGATCACTGTCCGTCACAGGGGCACCGCTTCCCAACCCACGCTCCATCTCCTCACTGATCCATCCGGACATTTCCAACCTGCACACGCGCTACTCCCTCATGGTGATGCAGTACGCCCAGTTCCTCGATCACGATCTCACCATGACGCCCATCCACAAGGGTTTCCACGAGTCGATCCCAAGCTGCCGATCGTGCGATTCCCCCCGCACCGTGCACCCCGAGTGTAGTCCATTCCCGGTGCCGCCGCGTGACCATTACTATCCCGAGGTGAACGTCACGAGCGGTGAGCGACTGTGCTTCCCGTCGATGCGATCGCTGCCCGGTCAGCAGACGCTAGGTCCTCGCGAGCAGATCAACCAGAACACGGCCTTCCTGGACGCGTCCCAGATTTACGGCGAGAACGGGTGCATTGCGAAGAAGCTGCGCGGGTTCTCCGGACGTCTGAACTCCACCATCCATCCGATTCAGGGCAAGGAACTGCTGCCGCAGAGCCCGGTACATCCGGAGTGTAAGTCCCCCAGCGGGTACTGCTTCATTGCCGGTGATGGGCGTGCCTCGGAACAGCCAGGCCTGACCGCAATCCACACGGTGTTTATGCGCGAACACAACCGCATCGTCGAGGGACTGCGCGGCGTCAATCCACACTGGAACGGAGATCAACTCTACGAACAGGCACGCCGTATCGTGATCGCCCAAAACCAGCACATCACGTACAACGAATTTCTGCCCCGTATTCTCAGCTGGAACGCGGTGAACCTGTACGGGCTGAAGCTGCTGGCACAGGGCTACTACAAGGAGTACAACCCAACCTGCAACCCATCGATCGTGACGGAGTTTGCGACGGCCGCCTTCCGCATCGGCCATTCGCTGCTGCGTCCGCACATCCCGCGCCTGAGCGTGCAGCATCAGCCGATCGatccgccgctgctgctgcgcgatGGCTTCTTCCGCACGGACAACTTCCTGCAGCCCGGACTGGTGGACGAGATTTCGCGCGGCCTGGTCGCCACGCCGATGGAAACGCTCGACCAGTTCATTACCGGCGAGGTGACGAACCATCTGTTCGAGGATCGGCGCATACCGTTCTCgggctttgatttgattgCACTCAACATCCACCGTGGCCGCGATCATGGCATGCCGTCGTACAACAACTACCGAGCGCTTTGCAATCTGAAGCGTGCGCAAACGTGGGAAGATCTGGGGCGGGAAATTCCACCGGAGGTGATTGCCCGATTGCGCCGTATCTATGCGCACGTAGATGATATCGATCTGTTCCCGGGCGGCATGTCGGAGCGACCGCTGCAGGGTGGGTTGGTGGGACCGACGTTCGCCTGCATCATTGCGATCCAGTTCCGGCAGCTGCGCAAGTGCGACCGGTTCTGGTACGAGAATGAGGATCCGGTGGTGAAGTtcaccgagcagcagctggcTGAGATTCGGAAGACGACGCTGGCGCGCATTATCTGCGAGAATCTGGACGTTGGCGGGGACATGCAGCGGGCGGCGTTCGATCTTCCCAGCAACTTCCT CAATCCACGTGTGCCGTGCAACTCCATGCCACAAATTGATCTCAGCGCGTGGAGAGAGAACATCGTCCAGGGATGCCAGATCGGCGGTAAGAACGTGAACGTCGGCGAGTCGGCCTTCCCGTCGCCCTGCACCAGCTGCATCTGTACCAACGAGGGG CCCCAGTGTGCCTCGCTGCGCATTACCGACTGTGCCCAGCTGGCCCGCGAATGGCCCCGCGATGTGATCCTGCGGGACGACGTGTGCAGCGCCCAGTGCGGGCTGGTACTGCAGAATGCCGGCACTCCTCAGGGACGCAACATCCCGATCAGCTTGCGGCCACCTCCTCAGCGCATTGCACGGTCGCGCATCGTGCAGCAGCAGACCGGCTCGGCACCGTTCACGTTCCAGGGCTTCCAGTTCCCCGATCTGTCGCAGTTTATCGGCTAG